Proteins encoded by one window of Macaca fascicularis isolate 582-1 chromosome 10, T2T-MFA8v1.1:
- the H1-0 gene encoding histone H1.0 — protein sequence MTENSTSAPAAKPKRAKASKKSTDHPKYSDMIVAAIQAEKNRAGSSRQSIQKYIKSHYKVGENADSQIKLSIKRLVTTGVLKQTKGVGASGSFRLAKSDEPKKSVAFKKTKKEIKKVATPKKASKPKKAASKAPTKKPKATPVKKAKKKLAATPKKAKKPKTVKAKPVKASKPKKAKPVKPKAKSSAKRAGKKK from the coding sequence ATGACCGAGAATTCCACGTCCGCCCCTGCGGCCAAGCCCAAGCGGGCCAAGGCCTCCAAGAAGTCCACAGACCACCCCAAGTATTCAGATATGATCGTGGCTGCCATCCAGGCGGAGAAGAACCGCGCTGGCTCCTCGCGCCAGTCCATCCAGAAGTATATCAAGAGCCACTACAAGGTGGGTGAGAACGCTGACTCGCAGATCAAGTTGTCCATCAAGCGCCTGGTCACCACCGGTGTCCTCAAGCAGACCAAAGGGGTGGGGGCGTCGGGATCCTTCCGGCTAGCCAAGAGCGACGAGCCCAAGAAGTCAGTGGCCTTCAAGAAGACCAAGAAGGAAATCAAGAAGGTAGCCACGCCAAAGAAGGCATCCAAGCCCAAGAAGGCTGCCTCCAAAGCCCCAACCAAGAAACCCAAAGCCACCCCAGTCAAGAAGGCCAAGAAGAAGCTGGCTGCCACGCCCAAGAAAGCCAAAAAACCCAAGACTGTCAAAGCCAAGCCGGTCAAGGCATCCAAGCCCAAGAAGGCCAAACCAGTGAAACCCAAAGCAAAGTCCAGTGCCAAGAGGGCCGGCAAGAAGAAGTGA